In a single window of the Botrytis cinerea B05.10 chromosome 10, complete sequence genome:
- the Bcbmt5 gene encoding Bcbmt5: MGKNKRLKSSSKKIKGGRGPGKPKPSGISKPSSKTQKPSSGMPTKKHKQTHHNIPIIPFSPRDSILLIGDGDLSFARSLIAHHEVKKLTATVFESSLQILQEKYPQVGENIKEIEEGGGIVKYGVDATKMRAWTTAKGGRGDGVMDRIFFNFPHVGGKSTDVNRQVRYNQELLTSFLARAIPSLSPTKGSSIIITLFEGEPYTLWNIRDLGRHAGLEVERSFKFQASAYPGYKHARTLGVVKGGGGWKGEERSSRSFVFVRKGEGVKQGVGKKKKEESSDDESEVEGEGEDEDMNEDFEADDGEFEQRRGERDDDSGSDDGQDEEDEFNGVSGDEDEPLNQDWTETR, translated from the exons ATGGgcaaaaacaaaagactCAAGtcctcctccaaaaaaatcaaaggaGGCCGCGGACCCGGAAAACCCAAGCCCAGCGGAATCAGCAAACCCAGCTCCAAGACCCAAAAACCCTCCTCTGGCATGCCCACGaaaaaacacaaacaaacacaccATAATATCCCTATAATCCCATTTTCCCCTCGCGATTCCATCCTGCTAATTGGCGATGGGGATCTCTCATTTGCGCGCTCCTTGATCGCCCATCACGAAGTAAAGAAATTAACTGCTACGGTCTTCGAATCTTCCCTGCAGATACTACAGGAGAAATATCCGCAAGTGGGAGAAAACATaaaggagattgaagagggaggaggaattGTAAAATATGGGGTTGATGCGACGAAGATGCGGGCGTGGACGACTGCGaaaggagggaggggagatgGCGTTATGGATcggattttttttaattttccGCATGTGGGTGGGAAGAGTACGGATGTGAATCGCCAGGTTAGATATAATCAAG AGCTCCTCACATCTTTTCTAGCCCGCGCAatcccctctctctctcctacCAAAGGCTCTTCTATAATTATCACTCTCTTTGAAGGCGAACCCTACACATTGTGGAATATACGCGATTTAGGTCGACATGCGGGATTGGAAGTGGAGCGGAGTTTTAAGTTTCAGGCGTCAGCGTATCCGGGGTATAAACATGCGCGGACGTTGGGGGTTGTGAAGGGGGGAGGAGGCtggaagggagaggagaggagtagTAgaagttttgtttttgtgagaaagggggagggggtgaaACAGGGGgttgggaagaagaagaaagaggagagtagtgatgatgagagtGAGGTGGAGGGAGAAGgcgaagatgaggatatgaatgaagattttgaggcGGATGATGGGGAGTTTGAGCAGAGGAGGGGTGAAAGGGATGACGATAGTGGATCGGATGATGGTcaagatgaggaggatgaattTAATGGTGTTAGCGGGGACGAAGATGAACCTCTAAACCAAGATTGGACCGAGACGAGATGA
- the Bcaos1 gene encoding Bcaos1, translating into MDLPSMEVPNPNVVPIMTSAGISADEIALYDRQIRLWGVQAQEKIRSANILLITMKALSNEIAKNLVLAGIHSLTICDHSIVIPADLGAQFFISEADIGTNRAEAAAPQIRKLNPRVNVIVDKDDIRSKGPQYFGGFDIVIATDLDPESLNIINTATRLNHKPFYAAGVHGFYGFIFSDLIQHDYVVEREQSNRPTLLQPETRTRSVIDVKTKKENGKSMEVVTKREFYSTWFLASDAATLPAEYLKSRRRLKAVTPVLTCLRALWEFVQLQNGRLPSTKEDLQLFTVLAHKKHTALGLPVETLRSEVLRSFLQNLGSEIAPVTAVLGGQLAQDVINVLGHRQQPIQNMVLFDGDTMEAPMYALHPEGTLGEGLLKSGGEILMNGPVMAQQVSFPLDVIEL; encoded by the exons ATGGACCTCCCTTCAATGGAAGTGCCAAATCCTAACGTCGTGCCCATCATGACTTCAGCAGGTATCAGCGCCG ATGAAATCGCTCTCTACGATCGTCAAATCCGACTCTGGGGCGTTCAAGCCCAAGAGAAAATCCGTTCGGCCAACATCCTCCTCATAACCATGAAAGCCCTCTCCAACGAAATAGCCAAGAATCTCGTCTTGGCCGGCATCCATTCCCTGACCATCTGCGATCACTCTATCGTCATCCCCGCCGACCTAGGTGCTCAATTTTTCATCTCCGAAGCTGATATTGGGACCAACCGTGCTGAAGCCGCTGCTCCTCAGATACGAAAATTGAATCCGAGAGTAAATGTGATTGTGGATAAAGATGACATCAGAAGCAAAGGACCACAAtattttgggggttttgatattgtgattGCGACGGATCTGGACCCCGAGAGTTTGAACATCATTAATACGGCTACGAGATTGAATCACAAACCTTTCTATGCGGCGGGGGTCCATGGATTCTATGGCTTTATTTTCTCGGATTTGATTCAACATGATTATGTGGTGGAGAGAGAACAAAGTAACAGACCTACGCTTCTACAACCGGAAACACGAACCCGCAGTGTCATTGATGTCAagacgaagaaagaaaatggaaaatccATGGAGGTTGTTACAAAGAGGGAGTTTTATTCGACTTGGTTTTTGGCTAGTGATGCTGCAACATTACCTGCTGAATATCTCAAAAGCAGACGTCGTTTAAAGGCAGTTACTCCAGTTCTAACATGCCTACGAGCATTATGGGAGTTTGTTCAACTTCAGAATGGCCGATTGCCTTCAACCAAAGAAGATCTTCAACTCTTTACCGTCTTAGCCCATAAAAAGCATACAGCTTTGGGGCTTCCTGTTGAAACTTTACGTTCAGAAGTCCTACGAAGtttccttcaaaatcttgGTAGCGAAATAGCTCCTGTTACAGCCGTCCTTGGTGGTCAACTTGCACAAGATGTTATTAACGTGCTTGGTCACCGACAACAACCGATTCAAAATATGGTCTTGTTTGATGGAGATACAATGGAAGCACCAATGTATGCTTTGCATCCTGAAGGTACTCTTGGTGAAGGGTTGCTGAAATCCGGTGGAGAGATTCTCATGAATGGCCCAGTGATGGCACAACAAGTATCATTTCCTCTGGATGTAATTGAACTCTAG
- the Bcnat3 gene encoding Bcnat3 has product MTTLRPFSALDVLKFNPTNLDPLTETYDLSFYFSYLARWPHLFTVALSPSSAITGYIMGKTESSPQSMLLSQSPHYLPWHAHITALTVSPSARRLGLARTLSQVLEKGGEEYDAWFVDLFVRKSNMIAQELYKGLGYSVFRTVKGYYNEFVGGEEVDEGEGEDAYDMRKPLRRDKNLKHVRENGESFEVMPEDVW; this is encoded by the coding sequence ATGACAACCCTCCGCCCTTTTTCCGCTCTGGATGTCCTGAAATTTAATCCTACAAACCTCGACCCCTTGACTGAAACCTACGATCTCAGTTTCTATTTCTCCTATCTAGCACGATGGCCACATCTCTTTACCGTCGCGCTCTCCCCCTCTTCTGCTATCACCGGCTACATAATGGGCAAAACAGAATCATCTCCACAGTCCATGCTTCTCTCACAGTCTCCGCATTACCTGCCATGGCACGCCCATATTACTGCTCTCACCGTTTCTCCCTCCGCGCGACGATTGGGGCTTGCGAGGACTTTGTCTCAAGTCTTGgagaaaggaggagaagaataTGATGCTTGGTTTGTGGATTTGTTTGTGAGGAAAAGTAATATGATCGCGCAGGAACTTTATAAAGGATTGGGATATAGTGTTTTCAGGACGGTTAAAGGATACTACAATGAGTTTGTGGGGGGAGAAGAGGTGGacgagggagagggggaggatGCGTATGATATGCGAAAACCATTGAGGAGGGATAAGAATCTTAAACATGTTAGAGAAAATGGGGAGAGTTTTGAGGTTATGCCAGAGGATGTCTGGTGA